From Mercenaria mercenaria strain notata chromosome 17, MADL_Memer_1, whole genome shotgun sequence, the proteins below share one genomic window:
- the LOC123536806 gene encoding rho family-interacting cell polarization regulator 2-like isoform X7, translating to MTRKESPQQNGSRDYIFQRTVHDINRGRPKSAIIVTRSQSFNGMANQQAVMGGRRESPQGVVLGESFRHHRGSPAVQPPRAAPGSRGAVGFSFKKSPKVPKVPRPNRALLMFQSVKRGIREFIEATKEDINQLQHRETDLTSTAQGRLHEADKQIKSAERYLKRLEFHLAKLDELHEFYLLQQQLREGVRTMHRAYVTSPGNQSHSLSNVKYGYKECTQTMCNIEAQLEAMMGTFNCKLKGMAGFARLCPGDVFEVTVRHGTQKWKTKGRIEKTGNQKWDVPEFNFKAVVGDIFNIKGLEVRAFKSVLLGQKSCETKDLFSANPQLMTVSINVNGSLKLSIVITWNPLDGVDESFAFLETPQKSQGTPRRRPVSVIALNGQYDEDAGGDRRHSNPLTIQQTKDDNFILRSNPPSPHVNHVTSYHGLDSPHVSARLSEHLPDAYRQAGPLYSQTNHHSQAGFHSSPALQAFGENDSDKQLPHPPTQNSAFSNTLPSVLGHLHFPSVSPHAVTSGKDEEEHSVLNIEDVLHTLTSSLEDYHGQYTELQKLEDLIKFAQKLIRKQFRSSSRSSSISVSIESALEAFDFLDTEEAFEEPKSPTDNVKPSFDDMLCSPESTAKTGDSGIESLAQRLSEDTQLGSSLGSSPVPPSTGNEEVDQCLMYHLTYCERLLENLGAFGPLKCREIYALDKLQKQCTIVESLLKLAKAGPHVDLHSVMSGICEDKSLREFWVKCTDQNTLYIHPDRLLNMLEQKYSSVIAERHMIDPVKVCQHVITRVLDIPDYEAERGRSWFVLTLHQFMLYFNEEGGLKYLEDVAQEMKLVEKLTSGNPDIVIKAILTLRDTLPSSPCLKVIGMLLVTMDREVEQCTLSYLNLIQKKKDDREKALITFVEGLEDRTPEIRSGACAALTILEATESIDQLVYLWQSDSSPMVQKCAKDALLKLGDEGRKAFEDAQLSKHGFQGLQVHK from the exons ATGACAAGGAAAGAGTCGCCACAACAAAATGGTAGTCGTGACTACATATTCCAACGCACAGTTCATGACATTAATAGGGGGCGCCCTAAGTCGGCCATTATCGTAACACGGAGCCAGTCTTTTAACGGCATGGCTAATCAACAAGCTGTGATGGGCGGGAGAAGAGAAAGCCCACAGGGAGTGGTGCTGGGCGAGTCTTTCCGGCACCACAGGGGATCTCCAGCAGTACAACCACCAAGGGCTGCTCCAGGCAGTAGAGGCGCTGTTGGTTTCAGTTTTAAGAAATCTCCTAAGGTGCCAAAAGTTCCACGACCCAACAGAGCTCTTCTAATGTTCCAGAGTGTGAAAAGGGGGATCAG AGAATTCATCGAGGCCACAAAAGAAGACATAAACCAGTTACAACACAGAGAGACAGACCTAACTTCTACAGCACAG GGAAGACTTCATGAGGCAGACAAG caaataaagtCAGCAGAAAGATACCTGAAAAGATTAGAGTTTCATCTTGCCAAG TTGGATGAACTTCATGAGTTTTACCTGCTGCAACAACAACTACGAGAAG GAGTGAGAACAATGCATAGAGCATATGTAACATCACCCGGGAACCAGAGTCACTCACTGTCCAATGTGAAGTATGGGTACAAAGAATGTACACAGACGATGTGTAACATAGAGGCCCAGTTAGAGGCCATGATGGGAACGTTTAATTGTAAATTAAAAG GTATGGCAGGATTTGCTAGACTGTGTCCCGGTGATGTCTTTGAGGTCACAGTCAGACATGGTACCCAGAAATGGAAAACCAAAGGTAGAATAGAAAAGACTGGGAACCAGAAATGGGATGTTCCAGAATTCAACTTCAAAGCAGTTGTCGgagatatatttaatattaag GGTTTGGAAGTTCGAGCCTTCAAGTCGGTATTACTGGGTCAGAAGAGTTGTGAAACGAAGGACTTGTTTTCAGCAAATCCTCAACTGATGACTGTCAGTATCAATGTgaacggatcgctcaaacttagTATAGTCATTACCTGGAA TCCACTAGATGGAGTAGACGAAAGCTTTGCATTCTTGGAGACTCCACAAAAGTCACAAGGTACACCACGCAGACGACCAGTGTCAGTAATAGCGCTCAACGGGCAATAT GATGAAGATGCAGGTGGAGACAGACGACATTCAAATCCACTCACTATACAACAAACGAAGGACGACAATTTTATTCTGCGTTCAAACCCGCCATCTCCTCATGTGAATCATGTTACATCATATCATGGACTTGACAGCCCGCACGTTAGCGCGCGTCTTAGTGAACACCTGCCTGACGCATATAGGCAGGCTGGTCCTCTGTATTCACAAACGAACCACCATAGTCAGGCTGGTTTTCACTCTAGTCCGGCTCTACAAGCCTTTGGAGAAAATGACTCTGATAAacaattaccccacccacctactCAAAATAGTGCATTCTCAAACACTTTACCCTCAGTGTTGGGACATTTACATTTCCCGAGTGTTTCGCCGCACGCTGTTACGAGCGGGAAAGATGAGGAGGAACATTCTGTGTTAAATATTGAGGACGTGTTACACACACTGACTTCCTCATTAGAAGACTACCACGGCCAGTATACGGAGTTACAGAAACTTGaggatttaatcaaatttgcacaaaagTTAATCAGG AAACAGTTTCGCAGTAGTTCACGGTCTTCCAGTATCAGTGTATCTATAGAGAGTGCGCTAGAAGCTTTCGATTTCCTCGACACAGAAGAAGCTTTCGAGGAACCAAAGTCACCGACTGA CAATGTGAAGCCTAGTTTTGACGATATGTTATGCAGCCCAGAGTCAACGGCCAAGACAGGAGACTCCGGCATCGAGAGCCTGGCTCAGCGGCTTAGTGAGGATACACAGCTAGGATCGAGCCTAGGTTCAAGCCCAGTGCCGCCATCCACGGGGAATGAAGAGGTTGATCAATGCCTCATGTACCATCTAACTTATTGTGAACGTCTGCTAGAG AATCTTGGTGCTTTTGGACCATTGAAATGTCGGGAGATTTATGCACTGGATAAGTTGCAGAAACAGTGTACGAtagttgaaagtttgttaaaactGGCAAAGGCAGGACCACATGTAGATTTGCATTCTG TGATGTCTGGTATATGTGAGGATAAGTCGCTGAGAGAATTCTGGGTAAAATGTACTGACCAAAACACACTATATATACACCCAGATAGACTACTCAACATGTTGGAACAAAAATATTCTTCTGTGATAGCTGAAAGGCATATGATTGACCCAGTGAAAG TATGTCAACATGTGATTACACGTGTACTGGATATTCCGGATTACGAAGCAGAGAGAGGTCGGAGTTGGTTTGTGTTGACGTTACATCAGTTTATGTTGTACTTTAATGAAGAAGGAGGACTTAAATATTTAGAGGATGTGGCGCAAGAAA tgaaattaGTAGAAAAGCTGACCAGCGGTAATCCAGACATTGTGATAAAAGCCATTCTTACATTACGTGACACCTTGCCCTCATCACCTTGCCTCAAGGTCATTGGAATGTTGCTCGTTACCATGGACAGAGAAGTGGaacaatgtacat TGTCATATTTGAATTTGATCCAGAAGAAGAAGGATGACAGAGAGAAAGCTCTTATAACATTTGTAGAGGGCCTGGAGGATAGAACACCTGAGATACGAAGTGGAGCCTGTGCTGCACTTACCATTCTAGAG gcGACCGAGAGTATAGATCAGTTGGTGTACCTATGGCAGTCAGATTCCTCACCTATGGTACAGAAGTGTGCTAAAGATGCTCTCCTTAAACTTG GAGATGAAGGTAGAAAAGCTTTCGAGGATGCACAACTATCGAAACACGGTTTCCAGGGGTTACAGGTGCACAAGTGA